The following are encoded in a window of Amycolatopsis solani genomic DNA:
- a CDS encoding MBL fold metallo-hydrolase, whose translation MPAVTSNIVPLRHARPGVVAYVKSPAEWFVANSGWIQGRDRVVLIDTCGTEQATLELLRDVRKYAGDRELTVVITHAHGEHHNGLGVALRDGGTALAAPGSLDLVKAGPQTYGNVFTYTRWGVLEPPEPEAVHPVTGWHRLDLGDAAADVVAVPGVAHTAGDLVVHEPRSGTLFTGDLVVIGDTPVAVHGSIPGWLDALDWLQDTFRPRTLVPGHGPVANPGHTAFHAMRVYLEWLLEVTERQTDFTKLARQASLRWPGWRNPERHIGNLMRAYADQHGRKLDVDLAIDAILAAAGGRIDLDEVLDGEPVRQIS comes from the coding sequence ATGCCGGCCGTCACATCGAACATCGTCCCGCTCCGGCACGCGCGGCCGGGCGTGGTGGCGTACGTGAAGAGCCCGGCCGAGTGGTTCGTCGCGAACAGCGGCTGGATCCAGGGCCGCGACCGCGTCGTGCTGATCGACACCTGCGGGACCGAGCAGGCGACGCTGGAACTGCTGCGCGACGTGCGCAAGTACGCCGGTGACCGCGAGCTCACCGTCGTCATCACGCACGCGCACGGCGAGCACCACAACGGCCTCGGCGTCGCCCTGCGCGACGGCGGCACGGCGCTGGCCGCGCCGGGCAGCCTCGACCTGGTCAAGGCCGGGCCGCAGACGTACGGCAACGTCTTCACGTACACGCGCTGGGGCGTCCTCGAGCCACCGGAGCCCGAAGCGGTCCACCCGGTCACCGGCTGGCACCGGCTCGACCTCGGCGACGCGGCGGCGGACGTGGTCGCGGTCCCCGGCGTCGCGCACACGGCGGGCGACCTGGTGGTGCACGAGCCCCGCTCGGGCACGCTGTTCACCGGCGACCTGGTGGTCATCGGCGACACCCCGGTGGCGGTGCACGGCTCGATCCCGGGCTGGCTCGACGCGCTCGACTGGCTCCAGGACACGTTCCGCCCGCGCACCCTGGTCCCGGGCCACGGCCCGGTGGCCAACCCCGGGCACACGGCGTTCCACGCGATGCGCGTCTACCTCGAGTGGCTGCTCGAGGTGACCGAGCGCCAGACCGACTTCACGAAGCTGGCGCGGCAGGCGTCCCTGCGCTGGCCGGGCTGGCGCAACCCGGAACGCCACATCGGCAACCTGATGCGCGCGTACGCCGACCAGCACGGCCGCAAACTGGACGTGGACCTGGCGATCGACGCGATCCTGGCGGCGGCGGGCGGCCGCATCGACCTGGACGAGGTCCTGGACGGCGAACCGGTCCGCCAGATCTCCTAG
- a CDS encoding MarR family winged helix-turn-helix transcriptional regulator, which yields MADHVDHVLAQWHAERPDLDVSPMAVIGRLSRLSALVDAELRRTFARHGIDRATFDVLATLRRSGPPYRLTPTELMRSAMVTSGAITQRLDKLEARGLVERTPDETDGRAVRVALTDAGGELIDRALPEHVENEHRILAALDDGRREELAGTLRTLLESLGGG from the coding sequence ATGGCCGACCACGTGGACCACGTCCTGGCGCAGTGGCACGCCGAGCGACCCGACCTCGACGTCTCCCCGATGGCGGTGATCGGGCGGCTGTCCCGGCTGAGCGCGCTGGTCGACGCGGAGCTGCGCCGCACGTTCGCCCGCCACGGGATCGACCGCGCGACCTTCGACGTCCTGGCGACCCTGCGCCGCAGCGGCCCGCCGTACCGGCTGACCCCGACCGAGCTGATGCGCTCGGCGATGGTGACGTCCGGCGCGATCACGCAGCGCCTGGACAAGCTGGAGGCCCGCGGGCTGGTCGAGCGCACGCCGGACGAGACGGACGGCCGCGCGGTCCGCGTGGCGCTGACCGACGCGGGCGGCGAGCTGATCGACCGCGCGCTGCCGGAGCACGTCGAGAACGAGCACCGGATTCTGGCCGCGCTGGACGACGGCCGGCGGGAGGAGCTGGCCGGCACCCTGCGCACTCTGCTGGAAAGCCTGGGCGGGGGCTAG
- a CDS encoding EamA family transporter, translated as MLNKQLLATALAPAIWGSTYLVTTEFLPPDRPLLAAVVRALPAGLLLVALTRRLPKGDWWWRALVLGTLNIGAFLALLFVAAYRLPGGVAATLGALQPLIVAGLSTGLLGERLTPRTVLAGAAGVAGVSLLVLKSDARLDAIGLAAAAGGAVVMATGVVLSKRWTSQAPLLATTGWQLVAGGLVLVPVALAVEGAPPASLSGANLAGYAYLSLIGAAFAYALWFRGIRALTATHVTFLGLLSPVVATLLGWLALGQRLTPWQLLGAAIVLAAVLTAQHRTQPLPTTQRESAKV; from the coding sequence GTGCTAAACAAACAGCTCCTCGCCACCGCGCTGGCCCCCGCGATCTGGGGCTCCACGTACCTCGTCACGACGGAGTTCCTGCCACCCGACCGCCCGCTGCTGGCCGCGGTCGTCCGCGCCCTGCCCGCCGGGCTGCTGCTGGTCGCGCTCACCCGCCGGCTGCCGAAGGGCGACTGGTGGTGGCGCGCGCTCGTGCTCGGCACACTCAACATCGGCGCGTTCCTCGCGCTGCTGTTCGTCGCCGCGTACCGGCTGCCCGGCGGGGTCGCCGCTACCCTCGGCGCCCTGCAGCCGCTGATCGTCGCGGGCCTCTCGACCGGCCTGCTCGGCGAACGCCTGACCCCGCGCACGGTCCTCGCGGGCGCCGCCGGGGTCGCCGGCGTCAGCCTCCTGGTGCTGAAGTCCGACGCCCGCCTCGACGCGATCGGCCTGGCCGCCGCGGCGGGCGGCGCGGTCGTGATGGCCACTGGCGTCGTGCTCAGCAAGCGCTGGACGTCCCAGGCCCCCTTGCTGGCGACGACCGGCTGGCAGCTCGTCGCGGGAGGCTTGGTGCTGGTGCCGGTCGCGCTGGCCGTCGAGGGCGCCCCGCCGGCTTCGCTGTCCGGCGCGAACCTCGCGGGGTATGCGTACCTCTCGCTGATCGGCGCCGCGTTCGCGTACGCCTTGTGGTTCCGCGGAATCCGCGCGCTGACGGCCACGCACGTGACGTTCCTCGGCCTGCTGAGCCCGGTGGTCGCCACCCTGCTCGGCTGGCTCGCCCTCGGCCAGCGGCTCACGCCGTGGCAACTGCTGGGCGCGGCGATCGTGCTCGCGGCGGTCCTGACCGCCCAGCACCGGACTCAGCCCCTGCCGACCACTCAGCGCGAGTCCGCGAAGGTCTGA
- a CDS encoding RNA polymerase sigma factor, producing the protein MDTTTLLAAAARGDQAAWDALVERYASLLWSIARAHRLSDADAADVVQTVWLKLVENLGRIKDPERLPGWLGTTTRHECLRQLRRGDRERPADDHVWRNEPAAGEAVDAAVLLNERDATLWRALATLSEQCRRLLRVLMATPPPSYAEVSAALDIPVGSIGPTRQRCLNRLREQAGAAGLGTEDRT; encoded by the coding sequence GTGGACACCACGACCCTGCTCGCGGCGGCCGCGCGCGGTGACCAGGCGGCTTGGGACGCGCTCGTCGAGCGGTACGCGAGCCTGCTCTGGTCGATCGCCCGCGCCCACCGGCTTTCCGACGCCGACGCGGCCGACGTCGTCCAGACGGTGTGGCTGAAGCTCGTCGAGAACCTCGGCCGCATCAAGGATCCCGAGCGGCTGCCCGGCTGGCTCGGCACGACCACCCGGCACGAGTGCCTCCGCCAGCTCCGCCGCGGCGACCGCGAACGCCCGGCCGACGACCACGTCTGGCGGAACGAACCGGCCGCGGGCGAAGCGGTCGACGCGGCCGTGCTGCTGAACGAACGCGACGCCACGCTCTGGCGCGCGCTGGCCACCCTGTCGGAGCAGTGCCGCCGGCTGCTGCGCGTGCTCATGGCCACGCCCCCGCCGTCGTACGCGGAGGTGTCGGCCGCGCTCGACATCCCGGTCGGCAGCATCGGCCCGACTCGGCAGCGGTGCCTGAACCGCCTGCGCGAGCAGGCGGGCGCGGCCGGGCTCGGGACGGAGGACCGGACGTGA
- a CDS encoding S8 family peptidase: MRRFTGTRPVPEVLAALGSRGASPNHLFGLDRIIWGDPGMHPKPTRNELTPLSESDACPTVGVIDTGILLDRGHLHPYLANRVVFDQEDVVRLERGEDGNPVGSAAHGTFVAGVLLKQAPIEVRVRMKGVIDKADGLAEDLAVATAIDELREEGITLINLSFSGATWEDEPPKAIEAALRRLPAEAVVVASAGNRASRRKVYPAAIKFEALRPGEVDKTHAWVIAVGAADSTQDSARPRVADFSNYGPWVSAYAEGVDVLGPYFRSGYPTEPAGFNGYAVWSGTSFSAAIVTGKIAAGLAEAGSARAAAEAVLRPPNVAEPTKVHVQDVNGEAHVPYVAGEFEPGLS, translated from the coding sequence GTGCGCCGGTTCACCGGGACGCGGCCGGTGCCGGAGGTGCTGGCCGCGCTGGGAAGCCGTGGCGCGAGCCCGAACCACTTGTTCGGGCTCGACCGGATCATCTGGGGCGACCCCGGCATGCACCCGAAGCCGACCCGCAACGAATTGACCCCGCTGTCCGAGTCGGACGCGTGCCCGACGGTCGGCGTGATCGACACCGGCATCCTGCTGGACCGGGGCCACCTGCACCCGTACCTCGCCAACCGGGTGGTGTTCGACCAGGAGGACGTCGTCCGCTTGGAACGCGGCGAAGACGGCAACCCGGTCGGCTCGGCCGCGCACGGGACGTTCGTCGCCGGGGTGCTGTTGAAGCAGGCGCCGATCGAGGTCCGCGTCCGCATGAAGGGCGTGATCGACAAGGCGGACGGTCTGGCCGAAGACCTGGCGGTCGCCACCGCCATCGACGAACTGCGGGAGGAGGGCATCACGCTGATCAACCTGTCCTTCTCCGGCGCGACTTGGGAAGACGAGCCGCCGAAGGCCATCGAGGCCGCCCTGCGCCGGCTGCCCGCGGAAGCCGTCGTGGTCGCCTCCGCGGGGAACCGGGCCAGCCGTCGCAAGGTCTATCCCGCCGCGATCAAGTTCGAGGCGCTTCGGCCCGGCGAAGTCGACAAGACCCACGCCTGGGTGATCGCGGTGGGCGCGGCCGACTCGACGCAGGACTCGGCCAGGCCGCGGGTGGCGGACTTCAGCAACTACGGTCCCTGGGTCTCGGCCTACGCCGAGGGCGTCGACGTGCTCGGCCCGTACTTCCGGTCCGGTTACCCGACGGAACCCGCCGGGTTCAACGGTTACGCGGTCTGGAGCGGGACCTCGTTCTCGGCCGCGATCGTCACCGGGAAGATCGCGGCGGGGCTGGCCGAGGCCGGCTCGGCCCGCGCGGCGGCCGAAGCGGTGCTCCGCCCGCCGAACGTCGCCGAACCCACCAAGGTCCACGTGCAGGACGTGAACGGGGAGGCGCACGTCCCGTACGTGGCGGGTGAGTTCGAGCCGGGTCTGAGCTAG
- a CDS encoding CHAT domain-containing protein yields MSDALAKAVAAADLAFTAPAKARALAEAALAEADGRTEAAAVAEHALGLAGVSVGRLTDAETRLRAALRLADGAGLRERAAQTRGVLGYVLTLTGRTAEALRELDRAMPELTGRAAARLCMQRAVVLTEISRFADAAAGFADALETLRAAGGDDLIEATIRTNRSIVLARLGDWRGAEDDLRHAERGFAATGHLGRTAMVWQNRGLAATVRGDVPAALTAYDEAAARYREAGTDPGLLPIERAEALLSVRLIAEAREAATTAVAEYARRRNAVDLVQARLLLAKVALLDGDPVTALREASLARRSAVRQDRPGWAALGGYLALRARRDSGLRTTAMLRSGQRTAAALTDAGWLVPALDARLIVAALALELGRADIAKAELSFVGRAGRDGPAEMRARAWHATALLRLVHGDRRGADAALRAGVRVVDRFRAGLGASELRAHASGHASELTGLGLRLAAEAGHPEAVLRWAEWRHAGALRLRPARPPDDEGLAADLAALRQIAVDLATGTGHARTLLRRQAELEKAVRDRARHATGVSTSDTRVPSRAELADALGPATLVEYVELDGRLSALAVTGGRLRRYALGPAAEAAERLAELRFGLRRAAFGLGSPGDLVERTARRLDELLLAPLRLGDGPLVVVPTGRLHELPWPVLPGCRGRPVSLAPSAALWHRAVTAPRADGGDHVVVAGPGLPHAAAEVAALARRYPGARRFTGRTAKAEPVLAALDGAALGHIAAHGRFRTDNPLFSSLRLADGPLTVYDLERLARPPRQVVLSGCDSGRSAIHAGDELLGLASALLALGTTSLVATVLPIPDDAGRALMVRHHRHLAAGLTPAEALARAQTELPDSPAATSYVCYGAGS; encoded by the coding sequence ATGAGCGACGCGCTCGCCAAGGCCGTCGCCGCCGCGGATCTCGCGTTCACCGCGCCCGCCAAGGCGCGGGCGCTCGCCGAAGCCGCGCTCGCCGAGGCGGACGGGCGGACCGAGGCCGCCGCCGTGGCCGAGCACGCGCTCGGGCTCGCCGGGGTGTCCGTCGGGCGGCTGACCGACGCCGAAACGCGGCTGCGCGCCGCGCTCCGGCTGGCGGACGGGGCCGGGCTGCGGGAGCGGGCCGCGCAGACGCGCGGGGTGCTCGGCTACGTCCTGACGCTGACCGGGCGCACCGCCGAGGCCCTGCGCGAACTCGACCGCGCGATGCCCGAGCTGACCGGGCGGGCGGCGGCGCGGCTGTGCATGCAGCGGGCCGTCGTGCTCACCGAAATCTCCCGGTTCGCTGACGCCGCCGCGGGGTTCGCGGACGCCCTCGAGACCCTCCGTGCCGCGGGCGGCGACGACCTGATCGAGGCGACGATCCGCACCAACCGCAGCATCGTGCTGGCCCGGCTCGGCGACTGGCGGGGCGCCGAAGACGACCTGCGCCACGCCGAACGCGGGTTCGCCGCGACCGGCCACCTCGGCCGGACGGCGATGGTGTGGCAGAACCGCGGGCTGGCCGCCACCGTCCGCGGCGACGTCCCGGCCGCGCTGACCGCCTACGACGAGGCCGCCGCGCGCTACCGCGAAGCGGGCACCGACCCCGGGCTGCTGCCGATCGAACGCGCCGAAGCCCTGCTTTCGGTTCGCCTGATCGCCGAAGCGCGCGAAGCGGCGACGACCGCCGTCGCGGAGTACGCCCGCCGTCGCAACGCCGTCGACCTCGTGCAGGCACGGCTGCTGCTGGCGAAAGTCGCGCTGCTGGACGGCGATCCGGTCACGGCGTTGCGCGAGGCCTCGCTGGCGCGGCGGTCCGCGGTGCGCCAGGACCGGCCCGGCTGGGCCGCGCTCGGCGGTTACCTCGCGCTGCGCGCCCGCCGGGACAGCGGCCTGCGGACGACGGCGATGCTCCGCTCGGGACAGCGGACGGCGGCGGCGCTGACCGACGCGGGCTGGCTGGTCCCGGCCTTGGACGCACGGCTGATCGTCGCGGCGCTGGCCCTCGAGCTGGGCCGCGCGGACATCGCGAAGGCGGAGCTGTCGTTCGTCGGCCGGGCCGGGCGCGACGGCCCGGCGGAAATGCGGGCCCGCGCCTGGCACGCGACGGCGTTGCTGCGCCTGGTGCACGGCGACCGCCGGGGCGCGGACGCCGCGTTGCGCGCCGGCGTCCGGGTGGTCGACCGGTTCCGCGCCGGGCTCGGCGCGAGCGAGCTGCGTGCCCACGCGTCCGGGCACGCGAGCGAGCTGACCGGCCTCGGGCTGCGGCTCGCGGCGGAAGCGGGCCACCCGGAGGCCGTGCTGCGCTGGGCGGAGTGGCGGCACGCCGGCGCGCTGCGGCTGCGGCCCGCCCGGCCGCCGGACGACGAGGGCCTGGCCGCCGACCTCGCCGCGCTGCGCCAGATCGCCGTCGACCTCGCCACCGGGACCGGGCACGCGCGGACCCTGCTGCGCCGTCAGGCCGAGCTGGAGAAGGCGGTGCGCGACCGCGCCCGGCACGCGACCGGGGTGTCCACTTCGGACACTCGCGTCCCGTCCCGCGCGGAGCTGGCCGACGCGCTGGGGCCGGCCACGCTCGTGGAGTACGTCGAGCTGGACGGGCGGCTGAGCGCGCTCGCCGTCACCGGCGGCCGGCTGCGGCGGTACGCGCTGGGCCCGGCGGCCGAAGCCGCGGAACGCCTGGCCGAGCTGCGGTTCGGGCTGCGGCGGGCGGCATTCGGCCTCGGCTCGCCGGGCGACCTCGTCGAGCGGACCGCCCGCCGGCTCGACGAGCTGCTGCTCGCCCCGCTGCGGCTCGGCGACGGTCCGCTGGTGGTCGTGCCGACCGGGCGGCTGCACGAGCTGCCGTGGCCGGTCCTGCCCGGCTGCCGCGGCCGCCCGGTGTCCCTCGCGCCGTCGGCGGCGCTTTGGCACCGCGCGGTGACCGCGCCCCGCGCCGACGGCGGTGATCACGTCGTCGTGGCGGGCCCCGGCTTGCCGCACGCCGCCGCCGAGGTGGCCGCGCTGGCCCGTCGCTACCCGGGCGCCCGCCGGTTCACCGGCCGGACCGCGAAGGCCGAGCCGGTGCTCGCCGCGCTCGACGGCGCCGCGCTGGGCCACATCGCGGCGCACGGCCGGTTCCGCACGGACAACCCGCTGTTCTCGTCGCTGCGGCTGGCCGACGGGCCGCTCACGGTGTACGACCTGGAACGGCTGGCCCGCCCGCCGCGGCAGGTCGTGCTGTCCGGCTGCGACTCGGGCCGCTCGGCGATCCACGCGGGCGACGAGCTGCTGGGCCTGGCCTCGGCGTTGCTGGCGCTGGGCACGACGAGCCTGGTGGCGACGGTCCTCCCGATCCCCGACGACGCCGGCCGCGCCCTGATGGTCCGCCACCACCGCCACCTCGCCGCCGGCCTGACCCCGGCCGAAGCCCTCGCCCGCGCCCAAACCGAACTCCCCGACTCACCCGCCGCCACCAGTTACGTCTGCTACGGCGCGGGCTCGTGA
- a CDS encoding esterase/lipase family protein, whose protein sequence is MRITAWWRGISPRRRLMLSSVAVVVVAAVAATAIATSGTKTAPEAGTPDQNKPGPVLLVPGYGGGQGALDELAARIRQATGRGTEVLTLAGDGTGDLVEQAGVLAEAVERAYAQGAPSVDVVGYSAGGVVARLWVSRDGGDHQARRVVTLGAPMHGTGLAAAGGALVPGGCPIACVQLAPGSALLQELAKEPIPATLPWLSLWTEEDETVTPPESARVEGAVNVALQQVCPGNLAAHGDLPTDPAVTEIVLQALGITPLEAPADCLSS, encoded by the coding sequence GTGCGGATCACGGCCTGGTGGCGCGGTATCAGCCCGCGGCGACGTCTGATGCTGAGCAGCGTCGCTGTCGTCGTGGTGGCCGCCGTCGCCGCGACCGCCATCGCCACCTCCGGCACGAAGACCGCGCCGGAGGCCGGCACCCCGGACCAGAACAAGCCCGGCCCGGTGCTCCTCGTCCCCGGTTACGGCGGCGGCCAAGGCGCGCTGGACGAGCTCGCCGCGCGGATCCGCCAGGCGACCGGCCGTGGCACCGAGGTGCTCACCCTGGCCGGCGACGGCACCGGCGACCTGGTCGAACAAGCCGGCGTCCTGGCCGAAGCCGTCGAACGGGCGTACGCGCAGGGAGCGCCGTCGGTCGACGTCGTCGGGTACTCCGCCGGCGGGGTCGTGGCCCGGCTGTGGGTCAGCCGCGACGGCGGCGACCACCAGGCGCGCCGGGTCGTCACGCTCGGCGCGCCGATGCACGGCACCGGCCTCGCCGCGGCGGGCGGCGCGCTGGTCCCGGGCGGCTGCCCCATCGCGTGCGTGCAGCTGGCGCCGGGCAGCGCCCTCCTGCAGGAGCTCGCGAAGGAGCCGATCCCGGCGACGCTGCCGTGGCTTTCGCTCTGGACCGAGGAGGACGAGACGGTCACCCCGCCGGAGTCCGCGCGGGTCGAGGGCGCCGTCAACGTCGCGCTCCAGCAGGTGTGCCCGGGCAACCTGGCCGCGCACGGCGACCTGCCCACCGACCCCGCCGTCACCGAGATCGTCCTGCAGGCCCTCGGCATCACGCCGCTCGAAGCGCCGGCCGACTGCCTCAGCTCGTGA
- a CDS encoding ABC transporter permease — protein MIGVELRKLALRPRVWVSVLLLCLLPAVVGVFLATADFAPPPGQGGAFLSAVVSDGALFPAAALALVLPLFLPIAVAVVAGDSIAGEASGGTLRYLLVRPVGRTRLLSAKLVAIAVYVTAAIVIVVLTSLVLGVILFGTGGNPGVAGPGGQPAGVTSLSGQSLSSSGLGLRLLGAVSYIVLSMLGFAAITMFLSTVSDSALGAALCGLAVLITSSVLETLDAAAAVKPYLPTHYWLSWIDFFRDPVLWRNIDHGLLLQAGYIVVFFAAAWANFATKDVTS, from the coding sequence GTGATCGGCGTCGAACTGCGGAAGCTCGCGCTGCGACCGCGGGTGTGGGTCAGCGTGCTGCTGCTGTGCCTGCTGCCCGCGGTCGTCGGCGTCTTCCTGGCCACGGCCGACTTCGCGCCGCCGCCCGGGCAGGGCGGGGCATTCCTGTCGGCGGTGGTCAGCGACGGTGCGCTGTTCCCGGCGGCGGCGCTCGCGCTGGTGCTGCCGCTGTTCCTGCCGATCGCGGTCGCGGTCGTCGCGGGCGACTCCATCGCGGGCGAGGCGTCCGGCGGCACCCTGCGGTACCTGCTGGTGCGCCCGGTCGGCCGGACCCGGCTGCTGAGCGCGAAGCTGGTCGCGATCGCGGTGTACGTGACCGCGGCGATCGTCATCGTCGTGCTGACGTCGCTGGTGCTCGGGGTGATCCTGTTCGGCACCGGCGGCAACCCCGGCGTCGCCGGCCCGGGCGGGCAGCCGGCCGGCGTGACGTCGCTGTCCGGGCAGTCGCTCAGCTCGTCCGGGCTCGGCCTGCGGCTGCTCGGCGCGGTGTCCTACATCGTCCTGTCGATGCTGGGGTTCGCCGCGATCACGATGTTCCTGTCCACGGTGAGCGATTCGGCGCTGGGGGCCGCGCTGTGCGGGCTGGCCGTGCTGATCACCAGTTCGGTACTGGAGACCCTCGACGCGGCGGCGGCTGTGAAGCCGTACCTGCCGACGCACTACTGGCTGTCCTGGATCGACTTCTTCCGCGATCCGGTGCTGTGGCGCAACATCGACCACGGGCTGCTGCTGCAGGCGGGCTACATCGTCGTGTTCTTCGCGGCGGCGTGGGCGAACTTCGCGACGAAGGACGTCACGAGCTGA
- a CDS encoding ABC transporter ATP-binding protein — MITTRALTKAYGRTVAVNAVDLDVREGDRYGFLGPNGSGKTTLVRMLLGLVYATSGEIEVLGKPVPKRVAEVLPEVGALVEGPAAYPHLSGRRNLALLDAAGRGGGRRTRRRRIDEALEQVGLGGVDQRPVKAYSLGMRQRLGLAGALLRKPRLLILDEPTNGLDPQGIKEIRELLTELNAGGTTVFLSSHLLAEVEQLCTRVGVVDRGRLVLEEDLVALRAATGRVLVGTPDPAAAAAVLDGQLEARDGDRLVIRHADPAALNALLVEAGVRVTSIHAEQRTLEQVVLDVTGPGSDRFGAAG; from the coding sequence ATGATCACCACGCGCGCGCTCACGAAGGCCTACGGCCGCACCGTCGCCGTGAACGCGGTCGACCTCGACGTCCGCGAAGGCGACCGCTACGGGTTCCTCGGCCCGAACGGCTCGGGCAAGACCACCCTGGTCCGGATGCTGCTCGGCCTGGTCTACGCGACCAGCGGGGAGATCGAGGTGCTCGGCAAGCCGGTGCCGAAACGGGTCGCCGAGGTGCTGCCCGAAGTCGGCGCGCTCGTCGAAGGTCCGGCCGCGTACCCGCACCTGTCCGGCCGGCGGAACCTGGCGCTGCTCGACGCCGCCGGGCGCGGCGGCGGGCGGCGCACCCGGCGGCGGCGCATCGACGAAGCACTGGAGCAGGTCGGGCTGGGCGGGGTCGACCAGCGGCCGGTCAAGGCGTACTCGCTCGGCATGCGGCAGCGGCTCGGGCTGGCCGGCGCGCTCCTGCGCAAGCCGCGGCTGCTGATCCTGGACGAGCCGACGAACGGGCTCGACCCGCAGGGCATCAAGGAGATCCGGGAGCTGCTGACCGAGCTGAACGCGGGCGGCACCACGGTCTTCCTCTCCAGCCACCTGCTGGCCGAGGTGGAGCAGCTGTGCACCCGGGTCGGCGTCGTCGACCGGGGCCGGCTGGTGCTGGAGGAGGACCTGGTCGCGCTGCGGGCGGCGACCGGCCGGGTGCTCGTCGGGACGCCGGACCCCGCGGCGGCGGCCGCGGTCCTCGACGGGCAGCTCGAAGCCCGGGACGGCGACCGGCTGGTCATCCGGCACGCCGATCCGGCGGCGCTGAACGCGCTGCTCGTCGAAGCGGGGGTGCGCGTGACGTCCATCCACGCCGAGCAGCGGACGCTCGAACAGGTGGTCCTCGACGTGACGGGTCCGGGCTCGGACCGGTTCGGGGCCGCCGGGTGA
- the folP gene encoding dihydropteroate synthase gives MTSHRPEVVFRGRRMPGERALVMAIVNRTPDSFYDRGATFAADAARDAVDRAVAAGADIVDIGGVKAGEGPEIDVEEESRRVVPFVAEVRERHPGLVISVDTWRHEVGRQACEAGADLLNDTWAGADPRLVEVAAEFGAGYVCSHVGGMPVRTDPYPAPTPDRPFWPRYDDVVADVVAELTTAAERAVAAGVPRGGVLVDPTFDFGKSTRHGLSLLRHFDRLVATGWPVLVALSNKDLIGETLDVEARDRLAGTLAATAIAAHAGAAVFRAHNVRETREAVAAVAGLSTVD, from the coding sequence ATGACGTCACACCGGCCGGAAGTGGTCTTCCGGGGCCGCCGCATGCCGGGCGAGCGCGCCTTGGTCATGGCCATCGTGAACCGCACGCCGGACTCGTTCTACGACCGGGGCGCGACCTTCGCCGCGGACGCCGCCCGCGACGCCGTGGACCGCGCGGTCGCGGCCGGCGCCGACATCGTGGACATCGGCGGCGTCAAGGCGGGCGAAGGCCCCGAGATCGACGTCGAGGAGGAGAGCAGGCGCGTGGTGCCGTTCGTCGCCGAGGTGCGCGAGCGCCACCCGGGGCTGGTGATCAGCGTCGACACCTGGCGGCACGAGGTCGGCCGCCAGGCCTGCGAAGCCGGCGCCGACCTGCTCAACGACACCTGGGCCGGCGCCGACCCCCGACTGGTCGAGGTCGCCGCCGAGTTCGGCGCGGGCTACGTCTGCTCCCACGTCGGGGGCATGCCGGTGCGGACCGACCCGTACCCGGCGCCGACCCCGGACCGGCCGTTCTGGCCGCGCTACGACGACGTCGTCGCGGACGTCGTCGCCGAGCTGACGACGGCGGCCGAGCGGGCGGTCGCCGCCGGGGTCCCGCGCGGCGGCGTGCTCGTCGACCCGACGTTCGACTTCGGCAAGAGCACCCGCCACGGCCTTTCGCTGCTCCGCCACTTCGACCGGCTGGTGGCGACGGGCTGGCCGGTGCTGGTCGCGCTGTCGAACAAGGACCTGATCGGCGAGACCCTCGACGTCGAGGCCCGCGACCGCCTGGCGGGCACCCTCGCGGCGACGGCGATCGCGGCCCACGCGGGCGCGGCGGTCTTCCGCGCCCACAACGTCCGGGAGACCAGGGAAGCCGTGGCGGCGGTCGCGGGTTTGTCTACTGTGGACTGA
- a CDS encoding rhomboid family intramembrane serine protease, which produces MSTTSEGPARSEAEAMIAEAKKALWVMVGLLAVLWAVQIFNSLGDYDLSQEFGIEARDPASLPEIFSAPFMHSSWGHIEGNSGPLFVFGFLAAYRGVKKWLGVSVLIIVASGLGVWFISPSDTVTVGASGLVFGYFGYIIVRGLFDRHPIDIVIGVVMALCFAYQFTSLLPTDERVSWQGHLFGFAGGIIGGWLFRDRKPKAVAAPDAATTLLPKDLS; this is translated from the coding sequence ATGAGCACGACCAGCGAGGGCCCGGCCCGCAGCGAAGCCGAGGCGATGATCGCCGAGGCCAAGAAGGCCCTGTGGGTGATGGTCGGCCTGCTCGCCGTGCTGTGGGCGGTGCAGATCTTCAACTCGCTCGGCGACTACGACCTGAGCCAAGAGTTCGGTATCGAAGCCCGCGATCCGGCGTCGCTGCCGGAGATCTTCAGCGCGCCCTTCATGCACTCCAGCTGGGGCCACATCGAAGGCAACTCGGGCCCGCTGTTCGTGTTCGGCTTCCTCGCCGCCTACCGCGGGGTGAAGAAGTGGCTCGGCGTGAGCGTCCTGATCATCGTCGCGAGCGGCCTCGGCGTCTGGTTCATCTCGCCGTCGGACACGGTCACGGTCGGCGCCAGCGGCCTGGTCTTCGGCTACTTCGGCTACATCATCGTGCGCGGCCTGTTCGACCGGCACCCGATCGACATCGTGATCGGCGTCGTGATGGCGCTGTGCTTCGCCTACCAGTTCACGTCCCTGCTGCCCACCGACGAGCGGGTCAGCTGGCAGGGCCACCTGTTCGGGTTCGCCGGCGGCATCATCGGCGGCTGGCTGTTCCGCGACCGGAAGCCCAAGGCGGTCGCCGCCCCCGACGCGGCGACCACCCTGCTCCCCAAGGACCTCAGCTAG